In one window of Aphidius gifuensis isolate YNYX2018 linkage group LG4, ASM1490517v1, whole genome shotgun sequence DNA:
- the LOC122854504 gene encoding WD repeat-containing protein 3, giving the protein MGLTKQYLKYAPAGNANVITSSTCNSVFVTLEGQQGRFVAVGACEHVYIWDLRLNEKAQVLSGDKYEVKHLAASPNGRHIAVGYSDGTLKTFDLRTGENVSIFVGHRSGITCLAYDTLGHRLASGSHDTDIIVWDVIAETGICRLKGHKNIITKIAFMQESNILISSSKDTLIKFWDLDTHHNFRTIVGHRTEIWSFTLVKNDKYLITGCTGSELKVWKIYFADIDDIDISKRIDNLNIDNDDSVNDPNYPLRCEKVGSIYRTTDDKVLSIVCDPTKKIIACIGVKYTVELYHLIPDDKVTARRLKRLKKAQKNAEKDGKTCDDNDIAIVDPSIALRDEIQRMTVFKVDGHTKSIDIIMGKNNEVRFCVGLSNNCLGLYSLNIDDNQKDKQVTTMRTIMSHGHRTDVRALCFSSDNLSFASASGDSIKIWNRPSLACLRTIECGYALSATFVPGDRYLIVGMKDGLLLIVDVSSGEIIEEINAHPNTSIWSVILCANGIVSGAEDKTVKFWALELVKNSKNDNDNQVLSLLHTRTLKLDDGVVCVKISPDNRLIAVSLSNSTVSIFFLDSFKFLLSLYGHNLPVTCMDISDDSTLIATGSADRNIKIWGMSLGDCHKSIFAHDNTITGLCFVPKTHYFFSCGKDGKIKEWDADNFQKIITLDGHCGQAYACAVSPNGKYLLSCGSDKVIRIYERTDDIVVLGDEPEDEALATDETSAVPGQKTQILPSKKTVNTERAAELLLECLEETRIYNQELDNIIPPAAPPALPKIAEWGQYKSMDDYFIGTLKRVRADEMEETLYLLPYTEACELLRLLPKFLKKEYQVELLSRVALCLIQAHHGPIVANSDLYPIIEEIQSLAVKGITNLRNTIGFNLHGLAFTQRTVEETDSITLFRDATRSRKQKNQDRKKREGACKRALMTM; this is encoded by the exons atgggATTAACCAAGCAATACTTAAAATATGCACCAGCTGGAAATGCAAATGTAATAACAAGTTCAACATGTAATTCAGTATTTGTAACACTTGAAGGACAACAAGGACGTTTTGTAGCTGTTGGTGCATGtgaacatgtatatatatgggATCTTCGTCTTAATGAAAAAGCTCAAGTTTTAAGTGGTGATAAATATGAAGTTAAACATTTAGCAGCATCACCAAATGGACGTCATATAGCTGTTGGTTATTCTGATGGTACACTTAAAACATTTGATTTAAGAACTGGTGAAAATGTTAGTATATTTGTTGGTCATCGTTCAGGAATAACATGTTTAGCTTATGATACATTGGGTCATCGTCTTGCATCTGGATCACATGATACAGATATTATTGTTTGGGATGTTATTGCTGAAACTGGTATTTGTCGTTTAAAAGgacataaaaatatcataacaaaaattgCATTTATGCAAGAATCAAATATTCTTATTAGTTCAAGTAAAGATACACTTATTAAATTTTGGGATCTTGATACACATCATAATTTTCGTACAATTGTTGGACATAGAACAGAAATATGGAGTTTTACActtgttaaaaatgataaatatcttATAACTGGTTGTACTGGTAGTGAATTAAAAgtatggaaaatatattttgctgatattgatgatattgatatatcaaaacgTATTGATAatctaaatattgataatgatgattcagTTAATGATCCAAATTATCCATTGAGATGTGAAAAAGTTGGTAGTATTTATCGTACAACTGATGATAaagtattatcaattgtttgtgatccaacaaaaaaaattatagcatGTATTGGTGTTAAATATACTGTTGAATTATATCATTTAATACCAGATGATAAAGTTACTGCTAGACGTTTAAAACgtttaaaaaaagctcaaaaaaatgCTGAAAAAGATGGTAAAACatgtgatgataatgatattgcTATTGTTGATCCATCAATAGCATTGAGAGATGAAATTCAAAGAATGACAGTATTTAAAGTTGATGGACatacaaaatcaattgatattattatgggaaaaaataatgaagtaCGTTTTTGTGTTGGTTTAAGTAACAATTGTTTAGGactatattcattaaatatagaTGACAATCAAAAAGATAAACAAGTTACAACAATGAGAACAATAATGTCACATGGACATCGTACTGATGTACGTGCTTTATGTTTTAGTTCTGATAATCTTTCATTTGCATCAGCAAGTGgtgattcaattaaaatatggaATAGACCATCATTAGCATGTTTAAGAACAATTGAATGTGGTTATGCATTATCAGCAACATTTGTACCTGGTGatagatatttaattgttggtaTGAAAGATGGTTTATTGCTTATTGTTGATGTTAGTTCTGGtgaaattattgaagaaattaatgCACATCCAAATACATCAATATGGAGTGTTATATTATGTGCAAATGGTATTGTAAGTGGTGCTGAAGATAAAACAGTAAAATTTTGGGCTTTAGAACTtgttaaaaattctaaaaatgataatgataatcaaGTTTTATCTTTATTACATACAAGAACATTAAAACTTGATGATGGTGTAGTATGTGTTAAAATAAGTCCAGATAATAGACTTATTGCTGtatcattatcaaattcaacagtcagtatattttttcttgattcatttaaatttcttttatcacTTTATGGACATAATTTACCAGTAACATGTATGGATATATCAGATGATTCAACATTAATTGCAACTGGTTCTGCtgatagaaatattaaaatatgggGTATGAGTTTAGGTGATTGtcataaatcaatatttgcaCATGATAATACAATAACTGGTTTATGTTTTGTGCCAAaaactcattattttttttcatgtggtAAGGATGGTAAAATTAAAGAATGGGATGctgataattttcaaaaaataataacattagaTGGACATTGTGGACAAGCATATGCTTGTGCTGTATCACCAaatggtaaatatttattatcatgtgGTTCAGATAAAGTTATAAGAATTTATGAAAGAACAGATGATATAGTGGTATTAGGAGATGAACCTGAAGATGAAGCACTTGCTACTGATGAAACATCAGCTGTACCAGGACAAAAAACTCAAATTTTACCATCTAAAAAAACTGTTAATACAGAACGAGCTgctgaattattattagaatGTCTTGAAGAAACTAGAATTTATAATCAAGAATTAGATAATATAATACCACCTGCAGCACCACCAGCATTACCAAAAATTGCCGAATGGGGCCAATATAAATCAATGGATGATTATTTCATTGGAACACTTAAAAGAGTACGTGCTGATGAAATGGAAGAAACATTGTATCTTTTACCATACACAGAAGCTTGTGAATTACTTCGTTTACTACcaaaattcttgaaaaaagaatatcaagttgaattattatcacgTGTTGCACTTTGTCTTATTCAAGCACATCATGGACCAATTGTTGCTAATTCTGATCTTTATCcaattattgaagaaattCAATCTCTAGCTGTTAAAGGCATCACTAATCTCAgg aaTACAATTGGTTTTAATCTTCATGGGCTGGCATTTACACAACGTACAGTTGAAGAGACTGATTCCATCACATTATTCCGTGATGCAACCAGGTCtaggaaacaaaaaaatcaagatagaAAAAAGAGAGAAGGTGCATGTAAACGAGCTCTTATGACTATGTAA